In a genomic window of Alphaproteobacteria bacterium:
- a CDS encoding lipoprotein-releasing ABC transporter permease subunit, whose protein sequence is MFSRFERMVAWRYLRSKKAEGFVSVIAGFSFMGILLGVATLIIVMSVMNGFREELFGRILGLGGHMNAYSTSGKLYDYEMLVAKLKEIDGIKSVTPVIESQSLMTTAEGQANGVMVRALSQEDFSARDILFNGIKQGEIGNFVEGKIAVGTVLADRYKLKPGDKITLISPEVKSGPFGNMQRKKTYEVGIIFDVEMYEYNSGFIFMPLAAAQKLFNYGEGVSSLEIFLTDADRLDEIRQAAEIKIDPFAKVYDWRDMNRSFFNALNVERNVMFLILSLIILVAAFNIISSMIMLVKDKGHDIAIMRTMGATRRNMLKIFILTGASIGFIGTFFGAALGISFALNIESIRKWIESMTGYTVWDAEIRFLSEIPAVIDWNEVIAVIAMAFFLSVAATLYPAWRAARLDPVEAMRYE, encoded by the coding sequence ATGTTTTCCAGATTTGAACGGATGGTTGCCTGGCGCTACCTGCGCTCAAAAAAGGCGGAAGGCTTCGTCTCCGTCATTGCCGGATTTTCCTTTATGGGGATCCTTCTCGGGGTAGCCACGCTTATTATCGTCATGTCGGTGATGAATGGCTTCCGGGAGGAACTGTTTGGCCGGATTCTCGGTCTGGGCGGCCACATGAACGCCTATTCAACGTCAGGCAAGCTCTACGATTACGAAATGCTCGTCGCCAAACTCAAGGAAATAGACGGCATAAAAAGCGTGACCCCCGTCATAGAAAGCCAGTCCCTGATGACCACGGCGGAAGGGCAGGCGAACGGGGTCATGGTCCGCGCCCTCAGTCAGGAGGATTTCTCCGCCCGCGACATCCTCTTCAACGGCATCAAGCAGGGGGAAATCGGCAACTTCGTCGAAGGCAAGATTGCGGTTGGGACAGTTCTCGCCGACCGCTACAAACTCAAGCCGGGGGACAAAATCACGCTGATCTCACCCGAAGTCAAAAGCGGTCCCTTCGGCAATATGCAGCGCAAAAAGACTTATGAAGTCGGAATTATTTTTGACGTCGAAATGTACGAATATAACAGCGGCTTTATCTTCATGCCTCTGGCCGCGGCCCAGAAGCTTTTTAATTATGGCGAAGGGGTCAGCTCTCTGGAAATCTTTCTCACCGACGCCGACAGGCTCGATGAAATCCGTCAGGCGGCGGAAATAAAGATCGATCCGTTCGCAAAAGTGTATGACTGGCGGGATATGAACCGCAGCTTCTTTAACGCCCTCAATGTCGAACGCAACGTCATGTTCCTGATCCTCAGCCTGATCATCCTCGTTGCCGCCTTCAACATCATCTCGTCCATGATCATGCTCGTGAAGGACAAAGGCCACGATATCGCCATCATGCGGACCATGGGCGCGACCCGCCGTAATATGCTGAAAATCTTTATCCTGACGGGCGCCAGCATCGGCTTCATCGGCACATTCTTCGGCGCGGCGCTCGGAATTTCCTTCGCGTTGAACATCGAGTCCATCCGCAAATGGATTGAAAGCATGACGGGCTATACGGTCTGGGATGCCGAAATCCGCTTTCTCTCCGAAATTCCGGCGGTGATCGACTGGAACGAGGTGATCGCCGTCATCGCCATGGCCTTCTTCCTGTCCGTAGCGGCGACGCTCTATCCGGCCTGGCGGGCGGCACGTCTCGACCCCGTCGAAGCGATGCGGTATGAGTAG
- a CDS encoding ABC transporter ATP-binding protein: MVTGTLESEPTTLETNKLWKSSGVFRIRKFKRTEGDILLTVQGLEKRYQQGNRTLNILQKLNLRLRGGEITALVGPSGSGKSTLLHILGLLDTPTGGQIIIGDQIVGKMNDSARTRLRNKSIGFVYQFHHLLPEFTALENVAMPLIIGGTNMREAKDRAEEYLKAMGLAERVKHRPAELSGGEQQRVAIARALVNQPKLLFADEPTGNLDPETSQEVFEILMEQVRSRGIGALIATHNIALAEEMDRILELKGGKLVPY, from the coding sequence ATGGTCACGGGAACTCTGGAGTCTGAACCGACCACGTTGGAAACGAACAAGCTTTGGAAAAGTTCAGGCGTCTTCCGTATCCGAAAATTTAAACGCACGGAGGGCGACATTTTATTGACCGTTCAGGGTCTGGAAAAGCGCTACCAGCAGGGCAACCGGACCCTGAATATTCTTCAGAAACTGAATCTTCGCCTCCGTGGCGGGGAAATCACGGCACTAGTAGGGCCAAGCGGATCGGGGAAATCGACGCTTTTGCATATATTGGGCCTTCTCGATACCCCCACGGGTGGCCAGATCATTATCGGCGACCAGATCGTCGGCAAGATGAACGACAGCGCCCGCACACGCCTGCGAAACAAATCAATCGGCTTTGTCTACCAGTTCCACCATCTGCTGCCGGAATTCACCGCTCTCGAAAACGTCGCTATGCCCCTCATCATCGGGGGCACGAATATGCGTGAGGCCAAAGACCGGGCGGAGGAATACCTCAAGGCCATGGGGCTGGCCGAACGCGTCAAGCACCGTCCGGCGGAACTGTCTGGCGGCGAGCAGCAGCGCGTGGCGATTGCCCGCGCCCTTGTCAATCAGCCCAAGCTGCTTTTCGCCGACGAACCGACTGGAAATCTGGATCCTGAAACCTCGCAGGAGGTTTTTGAAATCCTGATGGAACAGGTCCGCAGCCGAGGCATCGGCGCCCTCATAGCTACGCACAACATCGCCCTGGCTGAGGAAATGGACCGGATACTGGAACTCAAGGGCGGCAAGCTGGTGCCGTACTAG
- a CDS encoding alpha/beta hydrolase: MISEEKPFRWSFSEAFKAYLRALACDCGLENLLRQNLKKSGVAYKEIVSADTKTTVLIAGPPEGQPLLLLHGTPGSALSWWNFLKRPGIYQIIAVDRPGFSPANRAIPDPVRDYSILSAILKSVSQSQQAILVGHSMGGGLAAKLAADHPEKVKALVLIGASLDPGLEQIKPIQKVAKKAPLKLLINRSARNSNEELIKYPEFLERLLPELEKIKCPVLAVHARDDGLVPFKNVSFMEREFKGARIFNKLLFEHGGHDLHRYKDRETLNEIGKIFNPRICFLSSRDTCGQVHGIFPVTHPANHASGQTRATVQPACLLLPW, encoded by the coding sequence GTGATTTCTGAGGAAAAGCCCTTTCGGTGGTCATTCAGTGAGGCATTCAAAGCATACCTCCGGGCGCTTGCTTGCGATTGCGGATTAGAAAATCTTCTCCGCCAAAATCTGAAAAAATCAGGTGTTGCTTATAAAGAAATCGTTTCCGCAGATACAAAAACGACCGTCCTGATTGCAGGCCCACCCGAAGGACAGCCGCTTCTTCTCCTTCACGGCACCCCCGGCAGCGCCCTGAGTTGGTGGAATTTTCTTAAAAGGCCTGGAATTTATCAAATCATAGCCGTTGATAGGCCAGGCTTTAGCCCGGCGAACAGGGCTATCCCTGATCCAGTGCGCGATTACAGCATTTTGAGCGCGATTTTAAAATCAGTAAGTCAAAGTCAGCAGGCCATCCTAGTCGGCCACTCCATGGGGGGCGGTTTGGCGGCAAAGTTAGCGGCAGATCACCCCGAAAAAGTCAAAGCATTGGTCCTGATCGGCGCCTCTCTCGATCCCGGTCTGGAGCAAATAAAACCCATACAAAAAGTGGCGAAGAAAGCACCCCTGAAACTACTAATTAACCGTTCCGCCCGCAACAGCAACGAGGAGCTAATAAAATATCCAGAGTTTTTAGAGCGCCTTTTGCCCGAACTGGAAAAGATAAAATGCCCTGTCTTGGCAGTGCACGCGCGGGATGACGGGTTAGTCCCATTTAAAAACGTAAGCTTCATGGAAAGAGAATTTAAGGGAGCACGCATTTTCAATAAGCTGTTGTTTGAGCATGGAGGGCATGACCTACACAGGTATAAAGACAGAGAAACACTGAATGAAATCGGAAAAATTTTTAATCCGCGTATTTGCTTTTTGTCTTCAAGGGATACTTGCGGTCAAGTTCACGGTATTTTTCCTGTGACTCATCCAGCAAATCACGCATCTGGGCAAACTCGCGCAACTGTTCAGCCAGCCTGTCTGCTTCTTCCTTGGTAA
- the dnaE gene encoding DNA polymerase III subunit alpha: MPSSKFIHLHTHSAYSLAEGAITTKDLVKLCVAGRMPAVAVTDTNNLFGAMEFATEAVKAGVQPILGAQIALGAAGHQLVLLVQNEKGYRNLSKVLSDTYMNSGDVGQFSVSRETLFSHAEGLICLTGGSKGEIAQALLHHRPEEAKQSLLELSKNFPGRLYIEIQRHGWPEEEAVEESLLALAYENDIPIVATNDCYFRDREAYEAHDALLCIAEGRYISETGRRKVTPEHYFKFSQEMIDLFADIPEAVNNTSVIAQRCSWLLKPSKTILPAFASANGRSEADELREQARAGLEGRLEKFVFEKMQSKDQREAVAKPYRDRLEFELKTINDMGFPGYFLIVSDFIRWAKDQNIPVGPGRGSGAGSVVAWALKITDLDPLALGLLFERFLNPERVSLPDFDVDFCQDRRDEVIRYVQKRYGHDRVAQIITFGKLQARAVVRDVGRVLQIPYGQVDRIAKLIPNNPANPVTLEQALEQDQELRNERNRDDTQRKLLDIALQLEGLYRHASTHAAGVVISDRPLHEVVPLYRDPRSDMPVTQFNMKAVEQAGLIKFDFLGLKTMTVIQKTLDMLKAKGKKIETLDIPLDDPKSYALMSAGDTVGVFQLESAGMRDTLRKMKPNRFEDIIALVSLYRPGPMDNIPKYISVKEQKEDADYLHPVLRPYLEETYGIMIYQEQVMQAAQSLAGYSLGGADLLRRAMGKKIKEEMDDQREMFLRGAKENNNVGADQASFIFEQIAKFAGYGFNKSHAAAYALIAYWTAWLKANYPQEFMAASMTYDKGNTDKLALFKQDLDRMGLRVKPPDINKSQADFSVEESSVRYALSALKGVGEQAMQTLVVERTKSGPFKSLEDFAQRIDPKTMNKRQLEQMAAAGVFDSIEPDRARLVAGVETILRYAQSVQEERSSGQVSLFGDSGGGALGMPDLPKVDRWSPLEQLAHEFAAVGFYLSSHPLDSRRSQLERLNILSFAELENLMREKPAVRVKMAGVLLKKSEKVSQKGNRYAFLQLSDPTGVYEVTLFSDILHASREILEPGQTLLLTVEAEQREDQLRLTCFGLERLDNLLETKISEIVIDLESAAPASRLSDFLKIEGAGQTAIQLRIALGSGKTAVLSLPGRWSLSAQARDILRVQKGVLRVAEH, from the coding sequence ATGCCAAGCTCCAAGTTTATCCACCTTCACACCCACTCGGCCTATTCTCTGGCAGAGGGGGCAATTACGACTAAAGACCTGGTCAAGCTTTGCGTGGCTGGACGGATGCCGGCCGTTGCGGTGACAGATACGAATAACCTTTTTGGGGCCATGGAGTTCGCTACGGAAGCAGTCAAGGCCGGAGTGCAGCCGATCCTTGGGGCGCAAATAGCATTGGGTGCTGCGGGGCATCAACTTGTGCTGCTCGTGCAGAATGAAAAAGGCTACCGCAATCTTTCAAAGGTTCTCAGCGATACCTATATGAACAGCGGCGACGTGGGGCAGTTCAGCGTAAGTCGTGAAACGCTGTTCTCTCACGCCGAAGGGTTAATCTGTCTGACAGGCGGATCAAAGGGGGAGATCGCTCAGGCGCTGCTCCATCATCGCCCGGAAGAGGCAAAACAGTCCTTATTGGAACTTTCCAAAAACTTCCCGGGCCGTTTGTATATAGAAATCCAGCGTCATGGCTGGCCGGAAGAGGAGGCGGTCGAGGAATCTCTCCTCGCGCTAGCATACGAAAACGACATACCGATCGTAGCCACGAATGATTGTTACTTTAGGGACCGCGAGGCCTATGAAGCCCACGACGCCTTGCTTTGCATCGCCGAAGGACGCTATATCAGCGAAACCGGGCGCCGCAAGGTGACACCCGAACATTATTTCAAATTCTCGCAGGAAATGATTGACCTGTTCGCGGATATCCCCGAGGCGGTGAACAATACTTCTGTCATCGCACAGCGTTGCTCCTGGCTCCTGAAACCCTCGAAAACGATCCTTCCCGCATTCGCGTCTGCAAACGGCCGCAGCGAGGCGGATGAATTGCGCGAACAGGCGCGGGCGGGTCTGGAAGGGCGCTTGGAAAAATTCGTGTTTGAGAAAATGCAAAGTAAGGATCAACGCGAGGCCGTCGCCAAACCCTACCGCGACCGTCTGGAGTTTGAGTTGAAGACGATCAACGACATGGGATTTCCGGGATACTTCCTTATCGTCTCGGATTTCATCCGCTGGGCGAAGGATCAGAACATCCCTGTCGGTCCGGGCCGCGGCTCGGGTGCAGGGTCAGTGGTGGCATGGGCTTTGAAAATTACCGATCTTGATCCGCTGGCGCTGGGGCTTCTTTTTGAACGCTTCCTGAATCCCGAGCGTGTCTCGCTGCCGGACTTCGACGTCGATTTCTGTCAGGACCGCCGCGACGAAGTCATCCGTTATGTACAGAAGCGCTACGGCCATGACCGCGTGGCCCAGATTATCACCTTCGGAAAATTACAGGCCCGCGCTGTGGTCCGCGATGTAGGGCGTGTGCTGCAAATCCCCTACGGGCAGGTGGACCGCATCGCCAAACTGATCCCCAATAACCCCGCCAACCCGGTCACGCTCGAACAGGCTCTGGAGCAGGATCAGGAACTCAGGAACGAACGCAACCGCGACGACACGCAACGAAAACTTCTCGATATCGCGCTGCAGCTTGAAGGCTTGTATCGCCATGCCTCGACCCACGCGGCCGGCGTTGTAATCTCGGATCGGCCTCTGCACGAGGTTGTGCCCCTCTACCGCGATCCGCGCTCGGATATGCCTGTCACCCAGTTCAATATGAAGGCGGTCGAGCAGGCCGGACTGATTAAATTCGACTTTCTGGGTCTGAAAACAATGACCGTGATCCAGAAAACGCTGGATATGCTCAAAGCCAAAGGCAAAAAAATCGAAACGCTTGATATTCCCTTGGACGATCCAAAATCCTACGCTTTAATGTCTGCAGGAGATACGGTTGGCGTCTTCCAGCTTGAAAGTGCGGGGATGCGCGACACGCTCCGCAAGATGAAGCCCAACCGCTTCGAGGATATCATCGCGCTGGTCTCCCTCTACCGCCCCGGCCCGATGGACAATATTCCGAAATACATCAGCGTTAAGGAGCAGAAGGAGGACGCCGACTACCTCCATCCCGTCCTTCGCCCCTATCTGGAGGAAACCTACGGCATTATGATCTATCAGGAGCAGGTCATGCAGGCCGCGCAGTCCTTGGCGGGCTATTCACTGGGCGGGGCGGACCTCCTGCGCCGGGCCATGGGTAAAAAAATCAAGGAGGAAATGGATGACCAGCGCGAAATGTTTCTCAGGGGCGCGAAGGAGAATAATAACGTCGGCGCGGACCAGGCTTCCTTTATCTTCGAGCAGATCGCCAAATTCGCAGGCTACGGTTTTAACAAATCCCACGCCGCGGCTTACGCCCTGATCGCCTATTGGACCGCATGGCTGAAGGCCAATTATCCGCAGGAATTCATGGCCGCCTCCATGACCTATGATAAGGGAAACACGGACAAGCTGGCGCTGTTCAAACAAGACCTCGACCGCATGGGGCTGCGCGTCAAGCCCCCAGACATTAACAAGTCTCAGGCGGATTTCTCGGTGGAGGAATCATCGGTTCGCTACGCCTTGTCGGCTTTAAAGGGTGTAGGAGAGCAGGCCATGCAAACCCTTGTGGTTGAGAGAACAAAAAGCGGCCCATTCAAGTCTCTGGAAGATTTCGCGCAGCGGATCGACCCGAAAACCATGAACAAAAGGCAGTTGGAGCAAATGGCCGCTGCCGGGGTTTTCGACAGCATCGAACCGGATCGTGCCCGACTCGTAGCAGGCGTGGAGACAATTCTGCGCTATGCTCAGTCGGTTCAGGAAGAAAGAAGCAGCGGGCAGGTCAGCCTCTTCGGGGATTCAGGCGGAGGAGCCTTGGGAATGCCGGATTTGCCGAAGGTGGACCGTTGGTCGCCGCTGGAGCAACTGGCCCATGAATTCGCGGCCGTGGGATTTTATCTTTCGTCCCATCCGCTTGATTCAAGGCGCTCACAACTCGAGCGCCTGAACATTTTGAGTTTTGCCGAACTGGAAAACCTGATGCGCGAGAAGCCAGCAGTGCGCGTCAAAATGGCCGGGGTGCTGCTGAAGAAATCCGAAAAAGTTTCCCAGAAGGGCAACCGTTACGCCTTCCTCCAGCTTTCTGACCCGACAGGCGTCTACGAAGTCACTCTTTTCTCTGATATTCTTCATGCCAGCCGTGAAATTCTCGAACCCGGCCAAACCCTGCTGCTGACGGTCGAGGCAGAACAGCGGGAGGATCAACTCCGCCTGACCTGCTTCGGTCTGGAGCGGCTTGATAATCTGCTGGAAACGAAAATCAGCGAGATCGTGATTGATCTGGAGAGCGCGGCACCTGCCAGCAGATTGAGCGATTTTTTAAAAATAGAGGGGGCCGGCCAGACGGCCATCCAACTCCGAATCGCTCTGGGAAGCGGGAAAACCGCTGTGCTAAGCCTTCCCGGACGCTGGTCTCTCAGCGCTCAGGCCCGAGATATTCTGCGGGTTCAAAAGGGTGTTCTGCGGGTCGCTGAGCATTAA
- the rpsB gene encoding 30S ribosomal protein S2 produces the protein MALPEFTMRQLLEAGVHFGHHTRRWNPKMRPFIFGVRNGVHIIDLQQTQPMLANSLKAMRDIVSNGGRILFVGTKKQAQEPIAEAAKRCGQYYVNHRWLGGMLTNWKTISTSINVLRDLDEKLGGDLAGYTKKETLMMTRERDKLNLAIGGIRELGGQPDALFVIDTIKERIAIREANVLGIPVFAIVDSNAAPDGVDYIIPGNDDALRAIDLYCELFAGAVLDGLQAELSSSGKDFGAADGSEGGRGRKKGKGKAEAAPKQEAAASASEEAPPAPEIIEETEKKAASA, from the coding sequence ATGGCATTACCTGAATTCACCATGCGTCAGCTATTGGAAGCGGGCGTACACTTTGGTCACCACACCCGCCGTTGGAACCCGAAAATGCGCCCGTTTATCTTTGGCGTCAGGAACGGTGTCCATATTATCGATCTCCAGCAGACCCAGCCCATGCTGGCCAATTCCCTAAAGGCGATGCGCGACATTGTCTCCAATGGGGGGCGTATCCTGTTTGTTGGAACCAAAAAACAGGCGCAGGAGCCGATCGCCGAGGCCGCCAAGCGTTGCGGTCAGTATTACGTAAATCACCGTTGGCTGGGCGGTATGCTCACCAACTGGAAAACGATTTCTACCTCCATCAACGTCTTGCGCGATTTGGATGAAAAGCTGGGAGGCGATCTCGCCGGCTACACCAAAAAGGAAACCCTGATGATGACCCGTGAGCGCGACAAGCTCAACCTGGCCATCGGCGGAATCCGCGAATTGGGCGGTCAACCCGATGCCCTGTTCGTCATTGACACGATCAAGGAACGCATCGCAATCCGCGAGGCTAACGTTTTGGGGATTCCCGTGTTTGCAATCGTGGACAGTAACGCCGCACCCGATGGCGTGGATTACATCATTCCCGGCAACGATGATGCGCTGCGGGCCATCGACCTGTACTGCGAGCTATTTGCAGGCGCGGTTCTCGATGGTCTTCAGGCTGAATTGTCCTCTTCCGGGAAGGACTTCGGCGCAGCCGATGGTTCCGAAGGCGGAAGAGGCCGCAAGAAAGGTAAAGGCAAGGCTGAGGCCGCTCCAAAACAGGAAGCCGCAGCGTCTGCCTCTGAAGAGGCGCCGCCTGCTCCGGAAATCATAGAGGAAACGGAAAAGAAGGCCGCTTCCGCTTAA
- a CDS encoding elongation factor Ts has protein sequence MAQISAALVKQLRESTGAGMMDAKKALEENNGDINAASDWLRKKGIAKAAKKSSRSASDGLVAIAVEGTKGAVIELNSETDFVARNEEFQGFVRKVAQAALKVSSLEELKAAKIEGGKSVEESLTDLIAKIGENMTLRRFQSVIVPKGTVIAYMHNELAPNLGKIGVLVGLETEAPAASLQSLGKQIAMHVAAANPECLDQASADPAKLQREKDILSEQARSSGKPEDIIAKMVEGRIRKYFEEICLLDQIFVIDQERKISKVIADAAKEAGKDIKLNAYARLQLGEGVSQTEEENLAA, from the coding sequence ATGGCCCAGATTTCGGCAGCACTCGTAAAACAGCTCAGGGAATCCACAGGCGCAGGCATGATGGATGCCAAAAAGGCGCTGGAGGAAAATAACGGCGACATCAACGCAGCCAGCGACTGGTTACGGAAAAAGGGTATAGCCAAGGCCGCGAAAAAATCCTCGCGTTCGGCCTCCGACGGTTTGGTCGCCATCGCCGTAGAAGGCACAAAAGGTGCAGTCATCGAACTCAACTCGGAAACCGACTTCGTCGCCCGTAACGAGGAGTTTCAGGGCTTCGTCCGCAAGGTCGCGCAAGCCGCCCTGAAAGTCTCTTCGCTCGAAGAACTCAAGGCTGCGAAGATCGAAGGCGGTAAGTCCGTTGAGGAAAGCCTGACTGACCTGATAGCCAAGATCGGGGAGAATATGACTCTCCGCCGCTTCCAATCCGTGATCGTCCCCAAGGGAACGGTGATCGCCTATATGCACAACGAACTTGCTCCGAACCTTGGCAAGATCGGCGTTCTCGTAGGTCTGGAAACCGAAGCGCCTGCAGCCTCTCTTCAATCGCTCGGCAAGCAGATTGCCATGCACGTCGCCGCCGCCAACCCCGAATGTCTGGACCAGGCCAGCGCCGATCCGGCCAAACTCCAGCGCGAAAAGGATATCCTGAGCGAGCAGGCCCGCAGCAGCGGCAAGCCCGAGGATATCATCGCCAAGATGGTCGAAGGCCGCATCCGCAAGTATTTCGAGGAAATATGCCTCCTCGACCAGATTTTCGTCATCGATCAGGAACGCAAAATCTCCAAGGTCATTGCCGACGCAGCGAAAGAAGCGGGTAAAGACATAAAACTGAACGCCTACGCCCGCCTCCAGTTGGGAGAGGGTGTGAGCCAGACCGAGGAAGAAAACCTCGCCGCCTGA
- a CDS encoding UMP kinase, with translation MTAEKEGAKVKPALKYKRVMLKMSGEVLMGKQEYGMDPETVQRVARDIKEVVDMGIEVCVVVGAGNIFRGVSGAAQGMDRTTADYMGMLGIVINALALQNSLEKLGVSTRVQSAIRMDSICEPYIRRRALRHMEKGRVVIFAAGTGNPYFTTDTAATLRASEMDCDAIFKGTKVDGIYTSDPKHNPEAQRFDRLSYIDVLTKDLRVMDATAISLARENNIPIIVFSVREEGNFAQVVQSKGKYTVVTNT, from the coding sequence ATGACGGCAGAAAAAGAAGGTGCGAAGGTGAAACCGGCACTGAAATACAAACGCGTGATGCTGAAAATGTCCGGCGAGGTGCTGATGGGCAAGCAGGAATACGGCATGGACCCCGAAACGGTGCAGCGCGTAGCCCGTGACATCAAGGAAGTGGTCGATATGGGAATTGAAGTCTGCGTCGTCGTCGGCGCAGGCAACATCTTCCGCGGCGTATCCGGCGCGGCGCAGGGCATGGACCGCACAACGGCCGATTATATGGGAATGCTTGGTATTGTCATCAACGCGCTGGCACTTCAAAATTCTTTGGAAAAACTGGGCGTGAGCACCCGTGTGCAATCCGCCATCCGCATGGATTCCATCTGCGAACCCTATATCCGCCGCCGCGCCTTGCGCCACATGGAAAAGGGCAGGGTCGTAATTTTTGCCGCAGGCACCGGAAACCCCTATTTTACAACGGACACAGCGGCCACACTTCGGGCTTCGGAAATGGATTGCGACGCAATCTTCAAAGGCACAAAGGTCGATGGAATCTACACATCCGACCCCAAACACAACCCGGAGGCCCAGCGCTTCGATCGCCTCTCTTATATTGATGTTCTGACAAAAGATCTAAGAGTGATGGACGCAACGGCAATTTCTCTGGCCCGCGAGAACAATATCCCGATCATCGTCTTCTCGGTCAGGGAGGAGGGCAACTTCGCCCAGGTTGTCCAGTCGAAGGGTAAATATACTGTAGTGACAAACACGTAA
- the frr gene encoding ribosome recycling factor yields MSFDKNDIQRRMNGAVETLNKEFAGLRTGRASASLLDPVTVEVYGTRMPINQIGTVNVPEPRLISVQVWDNSNVRAVEKAIREAGLGLNPQIEGTLLRIPVPDLNQERRAELSKIAGKYAEAARVSVRNVRRDGMETLKKLEKEKKISEDDHKKKADEVQKMTDETIKKIDKIFADKEKDIMTV; encoded by the coding sequence ATGTCATTCGATAAAAACGATATCCAGCGCCGCATGAATGGTGCGGTGGAAACACTGAATAAGGAATTCGCAGGTCTAAGGACGGGGCGGGCTTCCGCCAGCCTTCTGGATCCGGTCACGGTCGAGGTCTACGGTACACGGATGCCCATAAACCAGATCGGAACGGTAAACGTACCTGAGCCGCGCCTGATTAGCGTGCAGGTCTGGGACAATTCCAACGTTCGCGCCGTCGAAAAGGCGATCAGGGAGGCGGGTCTGGGTTTAAACCCCCAGATCGAGGGAACCTTGCTGAGGATTCCTGTACCCGACCTCAACCAGGAGCGCCGGGCGGAACTATCGAAAATCGCCGGGAAATACGCCGAAGCCGCCCGTGTATCCGTCCGCAACGTCCGCCGTGACGGAATGGAAACACTCAAAAAACTTGAAAAGGAAAAGAAAATTTCCGAGGACGACCACAAAAAGAAAGCGGACGAAGTCCAGAAAATGACGGACGAGACGATTAAAAAAATCGACAAGATATTTGCCGACAAGGAAAAAGATATCATGACCGTGTAG
- the uppS gene encoding di-trans,poly-cis-decaprenylcistransferase: MKKTPINQENTTPRHVAIIMDGNGRWAKRRGLPRSAGHKQGAETARRIVEAAANRGIEYITLFGFSSENWNRPRAEIEELMKLLRYYLRSETADLHKKNARLRVVGDQSAFDEDIIQLIRNAEELTAGNTRINVTIALNYGGRQDIAQAVEKLCRYALESGQIPTREEIGQRLTQNLLTHELPDPDLLIRTSGEKRISNFMLWQCAYAEMVFSSVLWPDFDETCLDEALSEYAGRERRFGALKQS, encoded by the coding sequence ATGAAGAAGACCCCTATAAATCAGGAAAACACAACACCCCGTCATGTGGCTATCATCATGGATGGAAACGGGCGTTGGGCCAAGCGCCGGGGGCTTCCGCGAAGCGCAGGGCATAAGCAGGGAGCCGAAACGGCGCGCCGGATCGTCGAAGCCGCCGCCAACCGTGGCATAGAATACATTACGCTCTTCGGCTTTTCTTCGGAAAACTGGAACCGCCCCCGCGCCGAAATCGAGGAGCTGATGAAGCTCCTGCGCTACTATCTTCGCTCGGAAACGGCTGACCTTCATAAGAAAAACGCCCGTCTCCGGGTCGTCGGCGATCAATCCGCCTTCGATGAGGACATCATCCAGCTGATCCGCAACGCGGAGGAGCTGACCGCCGGGAACACCCGCATAAATGTCACGATTGCTTTGAATTACGGTGGCCGTCAGGATATCGCGCAGGCGGTCGAAAAACTCTGCCGGTATGCTCTGGAGAGTGGCCAGATACCCACCCGTGAGGAAATCGGGCAGAGGTTAACGCAAAACCTCTTGACCCATGAGCTACCGGACCCTGACCTGCTCATCCGCACCAGCGGCGAAAAAAGGATCAGTAATTTCATGCTCTGGCAATGCGCCTACGCGGAAATGGTCTTCTCCTCGGTCCTCTGGCCGGATTTCGATGAAACCTGTCTTGATGAAGCCTTAAGCGAGTATGCGGGCCGCGAGCGCCGCTTCGGTGCCCTAAAACAATCCTAG